The Apibacter raozihei genome contains a region encoding:
- a CDS encoding WGR domain-containing protein, with the protein MKLVKISKLYFNEGNSNKVYEIELLELTASECLVNFRYGKRGSRLKEGTKTPEVVSHNEAEKIFLAVEKEKLNKGYLPEKEHKTELSISERVFPDSKEGIILHRLQDAVNGTQSFNTPWKTSRVIWKAGCYNIKQAIPFIIKLVFKGDEMQTYASLWALNKLKSVEAKELFYQYSFSNKKEYIRNIAIEGFLTIAGENELLEMEEKLLQRVSAEIKYYWQIKDYEALYQELLKDYEKDKLTYITVLYQLNKIRPVLTDYFLKFFTICKFQPPCFKQIRSVYKLAQARNDYPVVAVLSYRIEKEQGSFNASYNDGFDSVKTEYLPSIDEGEEEIAKQAFSKQTQAYFRKNALYFLKNTAKDGKNEYLKLAVNLLLQYKESDYSPEQEIPVSNYGTYDYDKEIYRYTLIDYPECSESVLLFTILFGHSPQVYLNNHSRFIKGKREVYSRSYYFTSQISEHEEDFLENTMESSEEEEEEFVLQESLNNDSDKGIVGTIKNFFKNILGGEKELRPENNLLSEHDDEPEDRDENITESFEVEPVENISDDEFEEPVLSAVWVRNELYPEYWDQYPQAYIQLLFKAKMTLIHQFALNNLSAHPQYHDLLQRLSKDDILDLLNSDFYIPNNFGQRIIENKENDFKEDREFIAKVLNSKSAISRSWAYENVQSNTKYYFESIEFTLLVLFNSVKDFKEEINILLHSTSFETERKKALIGKTIAELLILSDSKENNDIAEEVISRLNCLASTEYDCINWQILEQLFSSTLKANHILASSIIMKKYENKSIIDLPLSLIDSFLKYENKDIRSNGLLLLKKYSDTYLVNNINFILSHTESQYEEVVKEMVSRLVQLIRYSKTTANTALRYLVYVLMRKEKFSGAHAYINSFVTNELKSNWNEGLAPNDITKLIHSQYRKSQITGYEILLNYKKSDDFTLKQIISFGNHEILALRQWCWNYYKENISRIKTEKTKALNLLNSRWEDTRNYAFEFFRSEFNESDWDMDTLLSIIDSIRPDVENFGKELIKIYSGSNWDIKFLTRLSEHPSVQVQAFITGYLNQYVAGRPEIIGQLTNYFQTTLSQVNKARVAKNRIFKFLHQESIKDYETAKIVTPLLDFLSAQSTIQDRATCIDILTNIKSLYPHIEMNLEVKN; encoded by the coding sequence ATGAAACTAGTTAAGATAAGTAAATTATATTTCAATGAAGGAAATTCTAATAAAGTTTATGAAATTGAACTGTTAGAATTAACCGCATCAGAATGCCTGGTGAATTTTCGGTATGGAAAAAGAGGAAGCAGACTCAAAGAAGGAACTAAAACGCCGGAAGTTGTTTCTCACAATGAGGCGGAAAAAATATTTCTTGCAGTAGAAAAAGAAAAATTAAATAAGGGGTACCTTCCGGAAAAAGAACATAAAACAGAGCTATCTATTTCTGAAAGAGTATTTCCGGATTCAAAAGAAGGAATTATACTGCATAGGTTACAAGATGCTGTTAACGGAACTCAGAGTTTCAATACACCATGGAAAACCAGTCGGGTGATATGGAAAGCAGGCTGTTATAATATAAAGCAGGCAATACCTTTTATCATTAAGCTTGTTTTTAAAGGAGATGAGATGCAGACCTATGCTTCATTATGGGCATTAAATAAATTAAAATCAGTAGAAGCCAAAGAGTTATTCTATCAATATTCTTTTTCGAATAAAAAGGAATATATCAGAAATATAGCCATCGAAGGGTTTTTAACTATCGCAGGTGAAAATGAACTCTTGGAGATGGAGGAAAAACTATTACAGAGAGTTTCGGCAGAAATAAAATATTACTGGCAGATTAAAGATTATGAAGCTCTTTATCAGGAGCTTTTAAAGGATTATGAAAAAGATAAATTAACTTATATAACAGTCCTTTATCAACTTAATAAGATAAGGCCGGTATTAACCGATTATTTTTTGAAATTTTTTACAATCTGCAAGTTTCAGCCTCCCTGTTTTAAACAAATCCGTTCTGTATATAAACTGGCACAGGCTAGGAATGATTATCCGGTAGTAGCAGTATTATCATATCGGATAGAAAAAGAGCAAGGCAGTTTTAACGCATCTTACAATGATGGCTTTGATTCAGTCAAAACAGAATATCTGCCTAGTATAGACGAGGGGGAAGAAGAAATTGCAAAACAGGCATTTTCAAAACAAACCCAAGCTTATTTTCGGAAAAATGCTCTGTATTTTCTCAAAAATACAGCCAAAGATGGAAAGAACGAATACTTAAAATTAGCAGTAAATCTTTTGTTGCAGTATAAAGAATCGGATTATTCTCCAGAACAAGAAATACCGGTATCTAATTATGGTACTTATGATTATGATAAAGAAATTTATCGTTATACTTTGATTGATTATCCGGAGTGTTCAGAATCCGTTTTATTATTTACCATTTTATTTGGTCATTCGCCTCAGGTGTATTTAAATAATCATTCAAGGTTTATAAAAGGTAAAAGAGAAGTATATAGTCGCAGTTATTATTTTACATCCCAGATTTCAGAACATGAGGAAGATTTTTTAGAAAATACAATGGAAAGTTCAGAAGAAGAAGAAGAGGAGTTTGTTCTGCAGGAAAGTTTAAACAATGATTCTGACAAAGGAATAGTTGGAACAATCAAAAACTTTTTTAAAAATATATTAGGAGGTGAAAAAGAATTAAGACCAGAAAATAATTTACTTTCGGAACATGATGACGAACCGGAAGATAGGGATGAGAATATTACAGAATCCTTTGAAGTTGAGCCTGTAGAAAATATAAGTGATGATGAATTTGAAGAACCGGTTTTATCAGCTGTATGGGTAAGAAATGAACTTTATCCGGAATACTGGGATCAGTATCCTCAGGCTTACATACAATTATTATTCAAAGCAAAGATGACTCTTATCCATCAATTTGCCTTAAATAATTTGTCAGCTCATCCGCAGTATCATGATCTCTTACAGCGATTAAGTAAAGATGACATATTAGATTTATTAAACAGTGATTTCTATATACCTAATAATTTTGGACAAAGAATTATTGAAAATAAAGAAAATGATTTTAAAGAAGACAGAGAATTTATTGCTAAAGTTTTAAATTCTAAATCAGCCATTTCAAGGAGCTGGGCATATGAAAATGTACAGTCCAACACAAAATACTATTTCGAATCGATTGAGTTTACATTACTGGTATTGTTTAATTCAGTAAAAGATTTTAAAGAAGAGATCAACATTCTGCTTCATAGTACATCATTTGAGACAGAACGAAAAAAAGCACTGATAGGTAAGACTATTGCCGAATTACTCATTTTGTCAGATAGTAAAGAAAATAATGATATTGCTGAAGAAGTAATATCCAGGCTTAATTGTTTAGCTTCCACTGAATACGATTGTATTAACTGGCAGATTTTAGAGCAGTTGTTTTCATCAACGTTGAAAGCTAACCATATATTAGCCAGTTCAATCATCATGAAAAAATATGAAAATAAATCAATAATTGATTTACCATTATCTTTAATTGATTCATTTCTCAAGTATGAAAATAAAGACATAAGATCTAATGGCCTCTTATTATTGAAAAAATATTCGGATACTTATCTCGTTAATAATATTAATTTTATTTTAAGTCACACGGAGTCTCAATATGAAGAAGTAGTAAAAGAAATGGTATCTCGTTTGGTTCAACTGATACGTTATAGCAAAACAACCGCTAATACAGCCTTGCGTTATTTAGTTTATGTACTTATGAGAAAGGAGAAGTTTTCCGGAGCACATGCATATATTAACTCATTTGTTACTAATGAGTTAAAATCTAATTGGAACGAAGGATTAGCTCCAAATGATATTACTAAACTTATTCATTCGCAATATCGTAAAAGTCAAATAACTGGATATGAAATTCTTTTAAATTATAAAAAGTCAGATGATTTTACACTGAAACAGATTATTTCATTCGGAAATCATGAAATTCTAGCTTTAAGACAATGGTGTTGGAATTATTATAAAGAAAATATAAGCCGTATAAAAACCGAAAAAACAAAAGCGCTTAATTTGCTTAATTCCAGATGGGAGGATACCCGAAATTATGCTTTTGAGTTTTTCAGATCTGAATTCAATGAATCTGACTGGGACATGGATACTCTTTTGAGTATTATAGATTCAATTCGCCCGGATGTTGAAAATTTTGGAAAAGAGTTAATAAAGATATATTCCGGGTCCAATTGGGATATAAAGTTTTTAACCCGTTTAAGTGAGCATCCGAGTGTACAGGTGCAGGCGTTTATAACTGGTTATTTAAATCAATACGTAGCCGGCAGGCCGGAAATAATCGGTCAGCTAACTAATTATTTTCAGACAACGCTTTCACAGGTAAATAAAGCAAGAGTTGCTAAAAACAGAATATTTAAATTTTTGCATCAGGAATCAATAAAAGATTATGAAACAGCTAAAATAGTCACTCCGCTCTTAGATTTTTTATCTGCTCAGTCAACCATACAGGATAGAGCCACATGCATCGATATTTTGACAAATATTAAAAGCTTGTATCCTCACATAGAAATGAATCTGGAAGTTAAAAATTAG
- a CDS encoding SWIM zinc finger family protein: protein MIVDYKYTDNTYIDNSSAGTKMSFAPDLLREPTFFTGKLNKKVAFREAISALHDVVVSDLRFKPKDKTEYKAWVAEQEKIWLGEYMAEFEIEEVRFRINEIKKELSELYEEKNKVLAPFNQAKQKYFDYLYQNDPDAWYVLDPVITVHPDEVFFECFSQDESSYGKLSCNYNVFNEINEFKCGTTNIDYSAELYGEFQKIRGYKDTQFSIDSSGFEMKTTYEEVYKEIKIDLPDSWVRGFLQVSTAMTLPSAVFNLHPMDIYSICQYLRRFKEKEGPRALRFLLEPDKPVRLVIEPWGKILTFYRSVYHGDSKKDIRVWGRRRLFILERLIPIAKSFKVFLLGSGMPSFYVADLGDMSFTLGLSGWTANDWSRLGNFDLMAPRNEVDILTKKRVFNRLKESWFDTSQHLAEKLNLHSSVVQSVLTSYTQTGNVIYDLNSGVYRIRELSNKPLDIEDLRFTSEQEKLAEELVNEGRVKNLKFKIQDKKLFLTAEVYDKNSVFHTSAVIDNDQRLIDAQCDCDHFKRNRLRKGPCEHILAIRLQYQKNKIYANKM, encoded by the coding sequence ATGATAGTAGATTATAAATATACAGACAATACATACATAGATAACTCTTCTGCCGGAACAAAAATGAGCTTTGCTCCGGATTTACTTCGTGAACCTACTTTTTTTACAGGTAAATTAAATAAAAAAGTAGCTTTTAGAGAAGCTATTTCTGCATTGCATGACGTAGTGGTTTCAGATTTACGATTCAAGCCTAAAGACAAAACAGAATATAAAGCCTGGGTAGCGGAGCAGGAAAAGATTTGGTTAGGGGAATATATGGCTGAGTTTGAAATTGAAGAAGTTCGGTTTCGTATAAATGAAATTAAAAAAGAACTTTCAGAATTATACGAAGAAAAAAATAAAGTCTTGGCTCCTTTCAATCAGGCTAAACAGAAGTACTTTGATTATTTGTATCAAAATGATCCCGATGCATGGTATGTTTTAGATCCCGTTATAACCGTACATCCCGATGAAGTTTTTTTTGAATGTTTCAGTCAGGATGAATCTTCCTATGGAAAATTAAGCTGTAATTATAATGTTTTTAATGAAATAAACGAATTTAAATGCGGTACAACGAATATTGATTATTCCGCAGAATTATATGGTGAATTTCAAAAAATAAGAGGATATAAAGATACACAGTTTAGTATAGATTCTTCCGGTTTTGAAATGAAAACGACTTATGAAGAGGTTTACAAGGAAATTAAAATAGATTTGCCCGATTCCTGGGTGAGAGGTTTTTTGCAGGTAAGCACAGCCATGACATTACCTTCAGCCGTTTTCAATTTGCATCCTATGGATATTTATAGCATTTGCCAGTATCTGAGAAGGTTCAAAGAAAAAGAAGGTCCGAGAGCTTTACGTTTTTTATTAGAACCTGATAAGCCTGTTAGATTGGTAATAGAACCCTGGGGTAAAATTTTGACATTTTACAGATCGGTTTACCATGGGGACAGTAAAAAAGATATACGTGTATGGGGCCGAAGACGGTTATTTATTTTAGAACGATTGATACCTATAGCTAAGAGTTTTAAGGTTTTTTTACTGGGGTCGGGAATGCCTTCGTTTTATGTGGCGGATTTAGGGGATATGTCTTTTACGTTAGGACTTTCAGGCTGGACGGCTAATGATTGGAGCAGGTTAGGAAATTTCGATTTAATGGCTCCAAGAAACGAAGTGGATATACTGACAAAAAAAAGAGTTTTCAATAGACTTAAAGAAAGTTGGTTTGACACATCTCAGCACTTAGCTGAAAAACTAAATTTACATTCTTCCGTAGTTCAATCAGTATTGACTTCTTATACACAAACGGGAAATGTAATTTATGATTTAAACTCGGGCGTGTACAGAATTCGTGAATTATCCAACAAGCCACTAGATATAGAGGATTTACGCTTTACCTCGGAGCAGGAAAAATTAGCTGAAGAATTGGTGAATGAAGGAAGAGTTAAAAATCTAAAATTTAAAATACAAGACAAAAAATTATTTTTAACCGCAGAAGTATATGATAAAAACTCAGTATTTCATACCTCAGCTGTAATAGATAATGATCAGCGATTAATTGATGCTCAATGTGATTGTGATCATTTTAAAAGGAATCGTCTAAGAAAAGGACCCTGTGAGCACATATTGGCAATTCGTTTACAATATCAAAAAAATAAAATTTACGCTAATAAAATGTAA
- a CDS encoding glutamate-5-semialdehyde dehydrogenase — translation MISRLNNLFEDSLLASRQVNLLSDTQINGILNKLIEETKKNISYLLIENQKDLDRMSRSNPKYDRLLLTEERIFNIIKDIENVVSLPTPSNKKLMGKKLANGLTISKISVPFGVIGIIYEARPNVSFDVFSLCLKSGNACILKGGSDAINSNTAIVNIIRRVIADEGYNSDICTLLPNERYATQELMNARNYVDLIIPRGGKELINFVRENSKIPIIETGAGVCHTYFHKDGDIEKGENIIFNAKTRKVSVCNSLDCLVIDEERIKDLPTLCKKLQEKNVIIYADKLSHKALYDSYPADLLKEANAESYGTEFLDYKMAIKTVTCFDEAIQHISSYSSKHSEAIISENVVIIHKFERLIDAACIYSNTSTAFTDGAQFGLGAEIGISTQKMHARGPMALDELCTYKWIIEGNGQIRI, via the coding sequence ATGATTTCCAGACTAAATAACCTGTTCGAAGATTCATTGCTGGCAAGCAGGCAGGTAAATCTCCTGAGTGATACTCAGATTAATGGCATCCTTAACAAACTCATTGAGGAAACCAAAAAAAATATTTCTTATTTACTAATTGAAAATCAAAAAGATTTGGATAGAATGTCTCGTTCTAATCCAAAATATGACCGGCTTTTACTTACTGAAGAACGAATTTTTAATATCATTAAAGATATTGAAAACGTAGTCTCACTACCAACTCCTTCTAATAAAAAACTTATGGGAAAAAAGTTGGCTAACGGCTTAACAATTTCAAAAATTTCAGTTCCTTTCGGAGTAATCGGAATCATTTATGAAGCCAGGCCCAACGTATCCTTTGATGTTTTCTCTTTATGCCTTAAATCTGGAAATGCCTGCATATTAAAAGGAGGTTCCGATGCCATAAATTCTAATACAGCTATCGTAAATATAATACGAAGAGTCATTGCAGATGAAGGTTATAATTCTGATATATGTACGCTGCTACCTAATGAACGCTATGCTACTCAGGAATTAATGAATGCCAGAAACTATGTGGATCTGATTATTCCCAGAGGAGGTAAAGAACTCATAAATTTCGTTCGAGAAAATTCAAAAATTCCAATTATTGAAACCGGCGCAGGTGTGTGCCATACCTATTTTCATAAAGATGGAGATATTGAAAAAGGTGAAAATATAATTTTCAATGCCAAAACACGAAAAGTTAGTGTTTGCAATTCATTGGATTGTTTGGTCATAGATGAAGAACGAATTAAAGATTTACCTACATTATGTAAAAAACTTCAGGAAAAGAATGTCATTATTTATGCGGATAAGCTTTCTCACAAGGCTTTATATGATAGCTATCCAGCTGATTTATTAAAAGAAGCAAATGCGGAAAGTTATGGGACGGAATTTTTGGATTATAAAATGGCAATTAAGACCGTTACTTGTTTTGACGAGGCTATTCAACACATATCTTCTTACAGTTCCAAACATAGTGAAGCCATAATTAGTGAAAATGTAGTAATAATACATAAATTTGAAAGACTGATTGATGCTGCCTGCATATATTCAAACACCTCTACTGCTTTCACAGACGGAGCCCAATTCGGTCTGGGAGCTGAAATCGGTATCAGTACTCAAAAAATGCATGCCCGTGGCCCTATGGCCTTAGATGAACTGTGCACTTATAAATGGATCATTGAAGGCAATGGTCAGATACGAATATAA
- the proB gene encoding glutamate 5-kinase, with protein sequence MKDRIVIKIGSQVLTRPDGSLDITQMSCIVDQVADLHKKNKEIILVSSGAVASGKSELETISKLDSVSSRQLYSAIGQVKLINRYYDLFRHHGIVCGQILATKEDFSTRRHYLNQRNCMSVMLENRVIPIVNENDAISVNELMFTDNDELSGLVAAMMHCDKLLILSNIDGIFTGDPSHPESRLIQEIDTLKDDMGAYIQPSRSKTGRGGMITKYNIARRVAEEGIEVIIANGKTKNIITDLIQGKKVTSTRFIPSKKETSSVKKWIAHSQGFAKGEVHINSGAKQALLSDKAVSILPVGVTQISGNFEADDIVLIIDDHGKQIGLGRSSYDNVKATELIGLANKKPIVHYDYLYIENNL encoded by the coding sequence ATGAAAGATCGTATAGTCATAAAGATTGGAAGCCAGGTACTCACACGTCCGGATGGATCATTGGATATTACTCAAATGTCCTGCATTGTTGATCAAGTTGCTGATCTTCATAAAAAAAACAAGGAAATAATTCTTGTATCTTCCGGTGCAGTGGCTTCCGGAAAAAGTGAGCTAGAAACTATTTCCAAACTGGACAGCGTATCTTCCCGACAGTTATATTCTGCTATCGGTCAGGTAAAACTAATCAATCGCTATTATGATTTATTTCGTCATCATGGAATTGTCTGCGGTCAGATACTTGCCACTAAAGAAGATTTTTCTACCCGACGTCATTATTTGAATCAGCGAAATTGCATGTCTGTCATGCTGGAAAACAGAGTGATCCCCATTGTTAATGAAAATGATGCTATTTCCGTTAATGAACTGATGTTTACAGATAATGATGAACTTTCAGGTTTGGTGGCAGCAATGATGCATTGTGACAAGCTATTAATTTTAAGTAATATTGACGGAATTTTTACAGGAGATCCTTCTCATCCGGAGTCCAGACTTATTCAAGAAATAGACACTTTGAAAGATGATATGGGAGCGTATATTCAACCTTCACGTTCTAAAACGGGACGAGGAGGAATGATAACCAAATACAATATAGCCCGAAGAGTAGCTGAAGAAGGTATTGAGGTTATTATAGCTAATGGAAAAACAAAAAATATAATTACAGACCTGATACAAGGTAAAAAAGTTACATCAACCCGATTTATTCCTTCAAAAAAAGAAACTTCCAGTGTAAAAAAATGGATTGCTCATTCCCAGGGATTTGCAAAAGGAGAAGTTCATATTAATTCTGGAGCAAAACAAGCTTTACTGAGTGATAAAGCTGTAAGTATACTACCTGTAGGAGTAACTCAAATATCAGGAAACTTTGAAGCAGATGATATTGTACTCATTATAGATGATCATGGAAAACAAATCGGTTTGGGCAGATCTTCCTATGACAATGTGAAAGCCACTGAACTAATAGGTCTGGCTAATAAAAAACCTATTGTACACTACGATTATCTTTATATAGAAAATAACCTATGA
- a CDS encoding zinc ribbon domain-containing protein YjdM: MTDVLTCPKCSMENVYFDGTSYVCPDCFYEWSGDEAENNTTPKDSNGTELQDGDAVTVIKDLKVKGSSMVIKRGTKVKSIRLTDNPEEVDCKIDGSSIVLKTCFLKK; encoded by the coding sequence ATGACAGATGTTTTAACGTGCCCGAAATGTTCCATGGAAAATGTGTATTTTGACGGTACTTCTTATGTTTGTCCGGATTGTTTTTATGAGTGGTCCGGAGATGAAGCAGAAAATAATACTACTCCAAAGGATAGTAATGGTACGGAATTACAGGATGGGGATGCAGTAACGGTTATAAAAGATTTAAAAGTAAAAGGTTCATCTATGGTAATTAAGAGAGGTACTAAAGTGAAAAGTATCCGTTTGACCGATAATCCTGAAGAAGTGGATTGTAAAATTGACGGATCAAGCATTGTGCTGAAAACCTGTTTTCTAAAGAAATAA
- a CDS encoding Crp/Fnr family transcriptional regulator: MNAIHKLIDKYKVTLSPQSVNQFISIVERKKYQKDEIILKQGLTSRYMYFIEQGIIRQFYFKEGRDITEHFSCEGDIATCLESLFLKEPTHINIEAIETSIIYRINYEKFKILSNKYPEINCLYQAILEYKLIVSQKKADSWRFENSHDRYKRFCKEFPIVSKRVSIAHIASYLLMTPETLSRVRAVI; this comes from the coding sequence ATGAATGCAATACATAAACTCATAGATAAATATAAGGTCACTCTTTCTCCCCAATCAGTTAATCAGTTTATATCTATAGTAGAAAGAAAAAAGTATCAGAAAGATGAAATCATTTTAAAGCAGGGGCTAACAAGTCGTTATATGTATTTTATAGAACAGGGAATTATTCGCCAATTCTATTTTAAAGAGGGAAGAGACATCACGGAACATTTTTCGTGTGAGGGAGATATTGCCACTTGTCTTGAAAGTCTATTTCTAAAAGAACCTACACATATTAACATCGAAGCTATTGAAACCTCTATCATTTATCGTATTAATTATGAGAAATTTAAAATTTTATCTAACAAATACCCTGAAATCAATTGTTTATATCAGGCAATATTAGAATACAAATTAATTGTGTCACAAAAAAAAGCAGATTCATGGAGATTTGAAAACTCACATGATCGATATAAACGCTTTTGTAAAGAATTTCCTATTGTTTCAAAAAGAGTATCTATTGCACATATTGCTTCGTATTTGCTGATGACACCCGAAACTCTTAGCAGGGTCAGAGCTGTAATTTAA
- a CDS encoding VOC family protein, producing the protein MKIEHLAIWVDDIELIRKFYMKYFKVTCSERYNNPKRNFTSYFLSFGEDKTRIELMHIPDMKNSVNRQNLKGLAHFAISVRNKDKVDAFTERLRADGFTIASEPRTTGDGYYESAVLDPEGNYIEITV; encoded by the coding sequence ATGAAAATTGAACATTTAGCAATTTGGGTTGATGATATAGAATTAATTCGAAAATTTTATATGAAATATTTTAAAGTTACTTGCAGCGAAAGGTATAATAATCCTAAAAGAAATTTTACGTCATATTTTTTATCTTTTGGAGAAGATAAAACTCGAATTGAGTTAATGCATATTCCTGATATGAAAAATTCTGTAAATAGACAAAACTTAAAAGGATTAGCTCATTTTGCAATATCGGTAAGAAATAAAGATAAGGTAGATGCTTTTACTGAACGATTGAGAGCAGACGGTTTTACAATTGCAAGTGAACCAAGAACTACAGGTGATGGATATTACGAGAGCGCTGTTTTAGATCCGGAAGGCAACTACATAGAGATAACGGTATAA
- a CDS encoding Rrf2 family transcriptional regulator, giving the protein MNDRHFILSMHILTLMAKNSDEWLSSEFISGSINVNPVLVRKELSNLSKHGFIQTKEGKNGGSRLNKPAEKIMLSEVYASVYNQTLLGKLLADPNPKCCVGKKINENINELSSSIEEVVLKQLHTQSLMEFSEKF; this is encoded by the coding sequence ATGAATGACAGACATTTTATACTATCCATGCATATTTTAACTCTTATGGCTAAAAATTCAGATGAATGGCTTTCTTCTGAATTTATATCTGGAAGTATTAATGTTAACCCGGTTTTAGTAAGAAAAGAGTTATCCAACTTAAGTAAGCATGGTTTTATCCAAACCAAAGAAGGAAAAAACGGAGGGAGTAGATTAAACAAGCCGGCGGAAAAGATTATGTTGTCCGAAGTTTATGCTAGCGTGTACAATCAGACCTTATTAGGAAAGCTTCTGGCGGATCCTAATCCCAAATGTTGTGTAGGAAAGAAAATAAACGAAAATATTAATGAACTCAGCAGTTCCATTGAAGAAGTAGTACTTAAACAGCTACACACACAAAGTCTGATGGAATTCAGTGAAAAATTTTAA
- a CDS encoding NAD(P)-dependent oxidoreductase, with protein MKKIVLIGATGFIGSELVNELLNRGFEVTAIARSVEKVKVKSEHLKVVSVDIFDKEKLAEVLKGNDAVISAYNPGWTNPEIYEDTIKGYRSIIAAVKLAGIKRLQVVGGAGSLLVAPGKTVVDTGVIPEEILPGVKSLALVLKEQFLPEKDLDWVFFSPAGVIEPGERTEKYRLGLDDLITDEQGNSKISVQDYAKAMVDELETPQHHQQRMTIGY; from the coding sequence ATGAAAAAAATAGTATTGATAGGAGCCACCGGATTTATTGGCTCTGAATTAGTAAACGAGTTACTTAACAGAGGATTTGAAGTAACAGCCATCGCTAGATCCGTTGAAAAAGTTAAAGTGAAAAGTGAACATTTAAAGGTAGTTAGCGTTGATATATTTGATAAAGAAAAGCTGGCAGAAGTTTTAAAAGGTAATGATGCCGTAATTAGTGCCTATAACCCCGGATGGACTAACCCGGAAATTTATGAAGATACAATAAAAGGATACCGTTCTATAATTGCCGCAGTAAAACTGGCAGGAATTAAGAGATTGCAAGTAGTAGGAGGTGCCGGTAGTTTATTGGTAGCACCAGGAAAAACAGTGGTAGATACCGGGGTAATTCCAGAGGAGATTCTTCCCGGAGTAAAATCATTGGCCTTGGTTTTAAAGGAGCAGTTTCTTCCGGAAAAAGATCTGGACTGGGTATTTTTCTCTCCGGCAGGAGTTATAGAACCGGGAGAACGGACCGAGAAATACCGTTTAGGCTTAGATGACCTGATTACAGATGAGCAAGGAAACAGTAAAATATCAGTACAGGACTATGCTAAAGCTATGGTAGATGAGCTAGAAACTCCTCAGCATCACCAGCAGAGAATGACAATCGGATATTAA
- a CDS encoding TetR/AcrR family transcriptional regulator — translation MGTAERRQKEKEDLKNSILEAAKELFIEKGLEHTTIRNIAEKIDYSVGTVYLYFKDKDSILFEINKSGFGLLKQYMAEAVSNTEDAFQQLTDIAHAYVKFALENRELYDLMFIMTAPIDHVYKHCDGEGWEGQDAFGFLQTIIQRCLDNEMIQDGEPDVLAVLFWSTVHGMSSLYIRNRLNVIEEANIKNIMNYEVLDAFIKLIKK, via the coding sequence ATGGGAACAGCAGAACGAAGACAAAAAGAAAAAGAAGACCTTAAAAATTCCATACTCGAAGCAGCCAAAGAACTTTTTATTGAAAAAGGATTGGAACATACGACGATTCGCAATATTGCGGAAAAAATAGATTACAGCGTAGGTACTGTATATCTTTATTTTAAAGACAAGGATTCTATACTATTTGAGATCAATAAGTCCGGATTCGGCCTTTTGAAGCAGTATATGGCAGAAGCTGTTTCCAATACGGAAGATGCATTTCAACAATTGACAGACATAGCACATGCGTATGTTAAATTTGCTTTAGAAAACAGAGAGCTTTACGATCTCATGTTTATTATGACAGCACCTATAGATCATGTTTATAAGCACTGCGATGGAGAAGGGTGGGAAGGTCAGGATGCATTTGGATTTTTGCAGACTATCATTCAACGATGTTTGGACAATGAAATGATTCAGGATGGAGAACCAGATGTACTTGCAGTTTTATTTTGGAGTACAGTACACGGAATGAGTTCTTTATATATTAGAAATCGATTAAATGTAATTGAAGAGGCTAATATTAAAAATATCATGAATTATGAAGTGTTAGACGCTTTTATAAAACTGATAAAAAAATAA